Proteins from one Limanda limanda chromosome 4, fLimLim1.1, whole genome shotgun sequence genomic window:
- the LOC132999855 gene encoding protein Wnt-2b-A-like, with protein sequence MRGGTGFCLMGSRGVSHSSRTMGIRHRTKIQHHSKPIHKIYLTFILLLLIFTPRVDSSWWYIGALGARVICDNIPGLVNKQRQLCQRHPDLMQSIGEGAKEWIKECQHQFRNHRWNCSTLERDHTVFGRVMLRSSQEAAFVYAISSAGVVYAITRACSVGELKICNCDGHKRGQASDDKGNFDWGGCSDNINYGIKFAKAFVDARERMVKDARALMNLHNNRCGRMAVKRFMKLECKCHGVSGSCSLRTCWLAMSDFRRTGDYLRKKYNTAIEVTMNQDGTGFTVADRDFKGSTRNELVYVENSPDYCLMDRAAGSLGTSGRVCNKSSRGTDGCEVMCCGRGYDTMRVKRVTKCECKFKWCCAVECKDCEDMVDIHTCKPHKRPDWLDIT encoded by the exons ATGAGAGGAGGAACCGGGTTTTGTCTGATGGGATCTCGAGGTGTgtcccacagcagcaggactATGGGGATCAGACATAGGACTAAGATCCAGCATCACTCCAAACCCATCCACAAAATATACCTTACTTTTATTTTGCTTCTGCTCATTTTCACACCGAGAGTGGATTCTTCGTGGTG GTACATCGGGGCGCTGGGTGCTCGGGTGATCTGTGACAACATTCCCGGCCTGGTGAACAAGCAGCGGCAGCTCTGCCAGCGGCACCCGGACCTGATGCAGTCCATTGGGGAGGGAGCCAAAGAGTGGATCAAGGAATGCCAGCACCAGTTCAGGAACCACCGCTGGAACTGCAGCACGCTGGAGCGAGACCACACTGTGTTTGGCAGAGTGATGCTGCGAA GCAGCCAAGAGGCAGCATTCGTGTACGCCATCTCCTCGGCAGGGGTGGTCTACGCCATCACCAGGGCCTGCAGCGTGGGGGAGCTCAAGATCTGCAACTGCGACGGCCACAAGCGTGGACAAGCCAGCGACGACAAGGGGAATTTTGACTGGGGTGGATGCAGCGACAACATCAACTATGGCATAAAGTTTGCCAAAGCTTTCGTAGACGCCAGGGAGAGGATGGTGAAAGACGCCCGCGCACTGATGAACCTGCACAACAACCGGTGTGGTCGGATG GCGGTGAAGCGGTTTATGAAGCTGGAGTGCAAGTGTCATGGGGTCAGCGGCTCCTGTTCTCTGAGAACCTGTTGGCTGGCCATGTCGGACTTCAGGCGAACTGGAGACTACCTGCGCAAGAAGTACAACACGGCCATCGAGGTGACCATGAACCAGGACGGGACGGGTTTTACGGTGGCTGACAGGGACTTCAAGGGAAGCACCAGGAATGAGTTAGTATACGTGGAGAACTCGCCAGATTACTGTCTCATGGACCGAGCCGCtg GCTCCTTGGGAACATCGGGCAGAGTGTGCAACAAGTCTTCGAGAGGCACGGATGGCTGTGAGGTCATGTGCTGTGGGCGGGGCTACGACACCATGCGAGTCAAGCGCGTCACCAAGTGCGAGTGCAAGTTCAAGTGGTGCTGCGCTGTGGAGTGCAAAGACTGTGAGGACATGGTGGACATTCACACCTGCAAGCCCCACAAGCGACCGGACTGGCTGGACATAACCTAA
- the LOC133000451 gene encoding CTTNBP2 N-terminal-like protein: MVEFLRSAEEHMKPKLNMESLSKPELLMLFSILEGELEARDLVIDALKAQRKELFIQEQYGRYNLSDPFLALQRDSQAVGGQSKDCSPPASNPLVVLKLVVSHCRRMQEKMLAQLAAAESRHRMVIEDLEEEKRRHAEDTAEGDDVTYILEKERERLQQQLEFERSQVRRLEKEQRRIADQLEEERAQHKQLSCALAKECKWASTRALEEGHRQTELSRKLDKEKEACHALEKELEDERRRTLRMEARVEEQLAEFDTEREQLRSRLKKEEAHCQKLQQQVEELKRNLEEGNMVTDAAPVEEEEKEWATKVPPGKTTVDTIEVKDIEEDRNQPVQPKVNGHHCPMETNGHHGPNSVLSETMSQENGNEIPPVNQNQTSFSPSALPPSSPCASPVLTKRPAGSPSPGSYQSPYQAGINQRFHAARHKFQGTIDPEPQSQAALPAPPLSPKELPTVTSTSSPEVSPVKQMARSTVTQVLSRFTTVQQNATPKLAAPNNSPFGTDYRSLAAPLSPVIGRAAGALPQGIRSPIIPRADRGNPPPIPPKKPGLAQAPPSPATVPRSSSHFSDSPLSGSCGLTSGQEGVKELDMVVSSN, from the exons GCCCAGCGTAAAGAGCTGTTCATCCAGGAGCAGTACGGCAGGTACAACCTCAGCGACCCCTTCCTGGCCCTGCAGAGAGACAGCCAGGCCGTAGGGGGTCAGAGCAAGGACTGTTCCCCCCCGGCCTCCAACCCACTGGTGGTTCTCAAACTGGTGGTGAGCCACTGCAGGAGGATGCAAGAGAAGATGTTGGCCCAgctggctgcagcagagagcaggCACAGGATG GTTATTGAAGAtctggaggaggaaaagaggaggcaCGCTGAGGACACAGCCGAGGGAGATGATGTCACCTACAtcctggagaaggagagggagcgcTTACAACAACAG CTGGAGTTTGAGCGCAGTCAGGTCCGGCGGTTGGAAAAAGAACAGCGGCGAATTGCTGACCAGCTGGAAGAAGAACGGGCACAGCACAAACAGCTCTCCTGCGCTTTGGCCAAAGAGTGCAAGTGGGCGAGTACCAGAGCTCTGGAGGAGGGTCACCGGCAGACTGAGCTGAGCCGTAAACTGGACAAG GAAAAGGAGGCATGTCACGCCTTGGAAAAAGAGctggaggatgagaggaggcgCACGCTTCGGATGGAGGCGcgagtggaggagcagctggcTGAGTTTGACACGGAGCGAGAGCAACTCCGCTCACGCTTAAAGAAGGAGGAGGCTCACTGTCAAAAGCTACAACAGCAG GtagaggagctgaagaggaacCTGGAGGAGGGGAACATGGTGACAGATGCAGCGccagtggaggaagaggagaaggagtggGCCACCAAAGTTCCTCCAGGAAAAACAACAGTAGATACTATCGAGGTCAAGGACATTGAGGAAGACAGAAACCAGCCCGTTCAACCGAAGGTCAACGGTCATCATTGTCCAATGGAGACCAACGGGCACCACGGCCCAAACAGCGTTCTCTCAGAGACGATGAGCCAAGAGAACGGGAACGAAATCCCTCCAGTTAATCAGAACCAGACGTCATTCTCCCCCTCCgccctgcctccttcctccccctgcGCCTCCCCTGTTCTTACCAAACGTCCAGCAGGTAGCCCCAGTCCTGGGAGCTACCAGTCTCCCTACCAGGCCGGGATCAACCAGCGCTTCCATGCCGCTCGGCACAAGTTCCAAGGTACGATTGACCCGGAACCTCAGTCCCAGGCCGCCCTGccggctcctcctctctcgccaAAGGAACTCCCCACTGTGACCAGCACCTCCTCCCCGGAGGTCAGCCCAGTTAAGCAGATGGCCCGCAGCACAGTCACCCAGGTCCTGTCTCGCTTTACCACTGTCCAGCAGAATGCTACACCAAAGCTCGCTGCACCAAACAACTCGCCCTTTGGTACAGACTACCGCAGCCTGGCAGCACCCTTGTCTCCCGTCATCGGAAGGGCAGCGGGGGCTCTTCCCCAGGGGATCAGATCCCCCATCATCCCCAGGGCGGACAGGGGCAATCCTCCACCCATACCCCCTAAGAAACCCGGTCTGGCACAGGCCCCTCCCTCCCCGGCAACGGTTCCCAGGTCTTCCAGCCACTTCTCCGACAGCCCCCTCTCAGGCAGCTGTGGCCTCACCTCCGGTCAGGAGGGAGTCAAAGAACTGGACATGGTGGTTTCATCCAATTAA